One window from the genome of Candidatus Nealsonbacteria bacterium encodes:
- the rpmG gene encoding 50S ribosomal protein L33, with product MAKKKRPFVKLQCQTCKRVNYHVNKSKASREKKLELKKFCNWCKKHTPHKESKR from the coding sequence AAGACCGTTTGTAAAACTTCAGTGCCAAACCTGCAAAAGAGTTAATTATCATGTTAATAAATCCAAGGCTTCGCGCGAGAAAAAACTGGAATTGAAAAAATTTTGCAATTGGTGCAAAAAACATACGCCTCATAAAGAAAGCAAGCGTTAG
- the prs gene encoding ribose-phosphate diphosphokinase — protein sequence MKGIKIFSGKSHRKLAKRICRQLEVPLSPLKIEEYGNGCSEVILEKYVRNKIVFLIQTSSPKNLSKHLLQLLLMTETVSECGAKKIIVIMPYVSYSRSDKKHKKCRNKMIIAGKWLIRALEKNGMNKFIGIDFHSKRFEKFFSPETEVHHLSALPLIVKALEKKNLNPESTIILAPDKGACKKTSHLAKELKIPFGWVEKKRISDTKVEIEKIHGEVAGKDVIVLDDEISTGGTIKTLADKLTKLKARSLTIAVTHGLFLGKALKNFQKIKILKKIIVTDTVPISKKVKRHLPLEILPIDELLAEKIKEICKN from the coding sequence TTGAAAGGAATAAAGATTTTTTCAGGAAAGTCTCATCGGAAATTAGCAAAAAGAATTTGTCGGCAATTAGAGGTTCCGTTAAGCCCTTTGAAAATTGAGGAATATGGTAATGGATGTTCTGAAGTAATTTTAGAGAAATATGTTCGCAACAAAATCGTCTTCTTGATTCAGACATCTTCACCCAAAAATTTATCTAAACATCTATTGCAGCTTTTACTGATGACTGAAACTGTTTCAGAATGTGGTGCTAAAAAAATAATCGTAATAATGCCTTATGTTTCCTATTCTCGTTCCGACAAGAAGCACAAGAAGTGTCGTAATAAAATGATTATCGCTGGAAAGTGGTTAATAAGGGCTTTGGAGAAAAACGGAATGAATAAATTCATCGGAATTGATTTTCATTCAAAGAGGTTCGAGAAGTTTTTCTCCCCAGAAACAGAAGTTCATCATCTTTCCGCTTTGCCTTTAATTGTTAAAGCTCTGGAAAAAAAGAACCTTAACCCTGAAAGTACTATCATATTAGCTCCCGATAAAGGAGCTTGTAAAAAGACTTCCCATTTGGCAAAAGAACTAAAAATACCGTTTGGTTGGGTTGAGAAAAAAAGAATAAGCGATACTAAGGTTGAAATAGAGAAGATACACGGTGAAGTCGCTGGCAAAGATGTCATTGTTTTAGATGACGAGATTTCTACTGGAGGCACCATTAAAACTTTAGCCGATAAACTTACAAAACTGAAAGCGAGAAGTTTAACTATTGCAGTTACTCATGGCCTTTTCTTAGGAAAAGCACTCAAGAATTTTCAAAAGATTAAAATACTAAAAAAAATCATAGTTACTGATACTGTTCCCATTTCAAAAAAAGTCAAACGCCATTTGCCATTGGAGATTCTGCCTATAGACGAACTTTTAGCTGAAAAAATAAAAGAAATTTGTAAAAATTAG